GGTGAGGTTCCCCGACGTCGAGCGCGAAGGACGGTTCCTGGTCGACCTCGCCGCCGTACACCTGGACCTCGGTAGCCCCGGTTCGGCGTACAACACTCTGCTGGCCGCCGAACGTCGCGCGCCCGGGGAGGTCTACACCCGATCTGCCGTCCGGGACATCGTCGGAGTGCTGCTCAACCAGGGCCGCGTTCCCGTTCCGGGTATCCGCGACCTCGCCACCCGCGTCCACGTCGCCAACTGAAGTGCCCGGCTCGAAGCTTCGGGTTACTCCTGAGCGGGCCGACGGCCGCTGAGCCGGTCTCGTCGTGACGGGATGCCTTGGCGCCGCCGGTAAATCGTGTCACACGCATCGCATTGCCGGGGAATGCCGTGATTCCGCCGTTCGCTCAACGGCAT
This window of the Amycolatopsis balhimycina FH 1894 genome carries:
- a CDS encoding zinc finger protein, which encodes MTALIYLDAQTVHPVIDGEWHRLAGALEAAEVITTLCGITDTPVFMPLSERRNHGIPRQCDACDTIYRRRQGIPSRRDRLSGRRPAQE